In the Romeriopsis navalis LEGE 11480 genome, GGCGATGCCGCCAACAATATTTTTCACATTGCCAAAGCCCTGCTGCATCAGCCAACCCGTCATCTGCGCCGATCGCATCCCATGATGACAAAGTACCAGGGTTTCTTTTGATGGATCCAAATGTGCCTGAATATTTTGGGACCACTGCTCGGCTTCGCTGAGCGGCAGATTGATAAATCCAGGAATTTGGGCCGTGGCCAGTTCACTTGGTTCACGCACATCAACGAGTTGCAGATCAGCGGCCTCAGCAATGCGCTGGGCTAATTCGGTGACGGTG is a window encoding:
- a CDS encoding rhodanese-like domain-containing protein; the protein is MTVLPQITVTELAQRIAEAADLQLVDVREPSELATAQIPGFINLPLSEAEQWSQNIQAHLDPSKETLVLCHHGMRSAQMTGWLMQQGFGNVKNIVGGIAAYSAQVDPSVPRY